The sequence AGGTAAGGAGCTGAAAAATGTTTGTTCAATTATCAGATTATATTTGCCTGAATGATTGAAAAAATCATCCGTAATTACTTGTTCTTCAGGAAAATCAGGGACTCGTTGTTTGAAATTTTCAATAGCAGTAGGAGCAAAGTCCATATAATGAACTTGATTAAATCCGTTTTTGAATAAATACTCAACTTCATAGCCATTTCCTGCACCCGGTACTAAAATGCTTATATTTTTATCGCTAAGCTGATCAATATATTCTTTGATAGGAGTTGAAGGATAACCAATATCCCAACCAATTTTATTTCCAGAGCTATAGTTCTGATCCCAATATGTAGGAGAGAATTTTTTCATCCTTTCAAAATTAGAAATTTAAGTTTTAGAATATGAATATCTTTGCCAGAAATTTAAGAAAGTGAATATTGAATCAATTCGCAAATATTGCTTACTAAAAAAGGGAATTTCAGAAGGATTCCCTTTTGATGATGTAACCTTGGTGTTTAAAGTCATGGGGAAGATGTTTGCACTTATCAATATAGATAAAATGGAAAGCATTAATTTGAAATGTGAACCAGATGTAGCACTTGAATTACGAGCCAGTTTTCCTGAAATAGTTTTGCCTGGCTGGCATATGAATAAAAAGCATTGGAATACAATTAAACTGGATGATTCAACTGATAAAGAATTCATTTTTAAATGGATAGATCATTCATATGATGAAGTCGTAAAAACACTTTCAAAGAAATTGCTTGAAGAATTTAGAAAATTGTGAAAGCTATGTTTGCAGCATGAAAGATGCTCACAACAAGCGAATTATTAGGAAAAGCTGAAACAAATCGGTACCAAACCAAAGATGATAGATTTAACCCAGGGAAAAGAAGGCAAACAAATTTTACGCTTTGCACTACCAATGCTTTTAGGAAATGTTTTTCAGCAACTATACAATATTGTTGACAGTGCTGTAATTGGGCAGGTTGAAGGAACAGAAGCACTGGGTGCGGTAGGAGCTTCTTTCCCCTTAATTTTTGTCCTGATTTCCATGATTATTGGATTGGCATCTGGATCAACAATAATCATTTCACAATATTTTGGAGCAAAGGATATTGAAAATGTCAAGAAAACAATAGAAACTATGTTTATCTATTTGTTTTTTGCTTCTATTGCTGTGTCAATTATTGGCATTTCTCTGAGTGGACCAATTTTTAGCATGTTAGATGTTGCTCCTGAAGTATTGCCTTTGGCTAAAACATACTTTAATATTTACATTGGGGGAATTGTATTATTATTTGGATTCAATGGAACAGCAGCTATCTTACGTGGACTAGGAGATTCAAAAACACCATTGTATTTCATGATCATTGCAACAGTCATGAATATTGGTCTGGATTTACTTTTTATTATTGTGTTTAAATGGGGTGTAATGGGTGCTGCAGTTGCTACTTTAATCTCTCAAGGTGGTGCATTTATTAGTTCGATTATTTATCTAAACCGAACACACGATATTTTCCAGATTACCCTCTCGAAACTACGGTTCGATAGGGATATCTTTAATAAGAGTATGCGTATTGGTTTGCCGTCTGGATTACAGCAAACTTTTGTTGCATTGGGGATGTTAGCCTTGATAAAAATTGTAAATATTTATGGAACGACAACTTTGGCTGCTTATACTGTAGCCGGACGCATTGATATGTTTGCAGCATTACCCGCTATGAATTTTGCAGCCGCTTTATCCGCATTTGTTGGTCAGAACATTGGTGCCAATAAAATTGATCGGGTTCGAAATGGCTATCGAGCTACTCTGTTAATGTCTTCTGGGATTTCGATAGCCGTAACCATATTTGTGGTGTTTTTTGGAAATTCCTTAATGGGTTTGTTTTCAAAAGATCCTGATGTGGTCAGAATTGGACATGAATACCTGATTATTGTGAGCTCATTTTACATATTGTTTTCTTTTATGTTTATGACCAATGCGGTACTTAGGGGAGCTGGAGATACGGTTGCACCTATGATAATTACTTTACTTGCCTTGTGGGTTATCCGGGTTCCTGCTTCTTATTTGTTATCGCTACAGTTTGGTGAAACCGGAATTTGGTGGGGTATTCCTGCAGCCTGGGGTTTTGGAGCTGTGTTTTCCTATATTTATTACAAAACAGGACGATGGAAGAATAAGGGAGTGATAAAGCATGCTGTTAAATAAGAATTTAATTGAAATTACATTGATCAGTAGATTTATTTGCTCCAGCAAAGTCTCCATATGAAACTCTGACTGAATTCCTTTGTGCAATTGTCTTGCTTTGTAATTCAAGCTATAACGTCCCTAAAGGGACTGGTTCTGTTTTTATTATTTATTCTATAATTATGCTGTCCCTTATGGGACTAGCATATCAGATACTTTCTTTTGTCCA comes from Bacteroidota bacterium and encodes:
- a CDS encoding SAM-dependent methyltransferase, which gives rise to MKKFSPTYWDQNYSSGNKIGWDIGYPSTPIKEYIDQLSDKNISILVPGAGNGYEVEYLFKNGFNQVHYMDFAPTAIENFKQRVPDFPEEQVITDDFFNHSGKYNLIIEQTFFSSLPKVKRIDYVQKIKSLLDENGKFMALLFIHDFGKDNPPFGGTETEYANLFRPCFNFIHFKTAYNSIKPRSGRELFLLLIKKICYDNT
- a CDS encoding MmcQ/YjbR family DNA-binding protein, with protein sequence MNIESIRKYCLLKKGISEGFPFDDVTLVFKVMGKMFALINIDKMESINLKCEPDVALELRASFPEIVLPGWHMNKKHWNTIKLDDSTDKEFIFKWIDHSYDEVVKTLSKKLLEEFRKL
- a CDS encoding MATE family efflux transporter, translating into MIDLTQGKEGKQILRFALPMLLGNVFQQLYNIVDSAVIGQVEGTEALGAVGASFPLIFVLISMIIGLASGSTIIISQYFGAKDIENVKKTIETMFIYLFFASIAVSIIGISLSGPIFSMLDVAPEVLPLAKTYFNIYIGGIVLLFGFNGTAAILRGLGDSKTPLYFMIIATVMNIGLDLLFIIVFKWGVMGAAVATLISQGGAFISSIIYLNRTHDIFQITLSKLRFDRDIFNKSMRIGLPSGLQQTFVALGMLALIKIVNIYGTTTLAAYTVAGRIDMFAALPAMNFAAALSAFVGQNIGANKIDRVRNGYRATLLMSSGISIAVTIFVVFFGNSLMGLFSKDPDVVRIGHEYLIIVSSFYILFSFMFMTNAVLRGAGDTVAPMIITLLALWVIRVPASYLLSLQFGETGIWWGIPAAWGFGAVFSYIYYKTGRWKNKGVIKHAVK